Proteins co-encoded in one Streptomyces sp. JH34 genomic window:
- the secD gene encoding protein translocase subunit SecD yields MAAPKKGRGASGGQGRPGRALALILIAMVALTGGMFLSGHTTPRLGIDLAGGTSITLKAKSQPGKPEAINETNMNTAVSIIERRVNGLGVSEAEVQTQGASNIIVNIPKGTNSAQAREQVGTTAQLYFRPVLTVAAGTPTPEGSASPSASGSGKPSATPSAKASDPETASSSKATPSDGATTQGRAVTDALKKDATPTPSGSASGAAKPDAPAATETPDAATAALQKKFTELDCTDKAARAAAGDGVKPGDPTVACSSEGDAKYLLGPAEVSGTDVDDAKAQFDQQRGIWLVSMEFTDKGSKKFQTITKKLSAQQSPANQFAISLDGEVVSAPQVNETLSGSAEISGSFTQQSAEDLANVLSYGALPLSFSEDTVTTVTAALGGEQLEAGLIAGAIGLALVVIYLVAYYRGLALIALLSLVASGILTYTIMALLGPAIGFALNLPAVCGAIVAIGITADSFIVYFERIRDEIREGRTLRPAVERAWPRARRTILVSDFVSFLAAAVLFLVTVGKVQGFAFTLGLTTLLDVVVVFLFTKPVMTLMARTKFFGSGHPWSGLDPKRLGAKPPLRRSRRVNARTDHPKEA; encoded by the coding sequence GTGGCAGCACCGAAGAAAGGCCGGGGCGCATCCGGTGGACAGGGCAGGCCGGGCCGTGCCCTGGCACTGATCCTCATCGCCATGGTCGCTCTGACCGGCGGGATGTTCCTGTCCGGTCACACCACGCCCCGGCTGGGTATCGACCTGGCAGGCGGCACGTCGATCACCCTCAAGGCGAAGAGTCAGCCCGGCAAGCCCGAGGCGATCAACGAGACCAACATGAACACCGCGGTCAGCATCATCGAACGCCGTGTCAATGGTCTGGGTGTCTCCGAGGCCGAGGTTCAGACCCAGGGCGCATCGAACATCATCGTCAACATCCCCAAGGGGACGAATTCGGCGCAGGCCCGGGAGCAGGTCGGCACGACCGCCCAGCTCTACTTCCGGCCCGTGCTGACGGTCGCCGCCGGCACGCCGACCCCCGAAGGTTCCGCGAGCCCGTCCGCGAGCGGTTCCGGGAAGCCGAGCGCCACGCCCAGTGCGAAGGCGAGCGACCCGGAGACGGCCTCGAGTTCGAAGGCGACGCCCTCGGACGGCGCCACCACCCAGGGCCGTGCCGTCACCGACGCCCTGAAGAAGGACGCGACGCCGACACCCTCCGGCAGCGCCTCCGGCGCCGCGAAGCCGGACGCCCCCGCGGCCACCGAGACGCCCGACGCGGCCACCGCGGCGCTCCAGAAGAAGTTCACCGAGCTCGACTGCACCGACAAGGCTGCCCGCGCGGCCGCCGGCGACGGTGTCAAGCCCGGTGACCCCACGGTCGCGTGCAGCTCCGAGGGAGACGCCAAGTACCTCCTCGGCCCGGCCGAGGTCTCCGGTACGGACGTCGACGACGCGAAGGCCCAGTTCGACCAGCAGCGCGGCATCTGGCTCGTCTCCATGGAGTTCACCGACAAGGGCTCCAAGAAGTTCCAGACGATCACCAAGAAGCTGTCGGCCCAGCAGTCCCCGGCGAACCAGTTCGCGATCTCCCTCGACGGTGAGGTCGTCTCCGCACCCCAGGTGAACGAGACCCTCAGCGGCAGCGCCGAGATCTCCGGCAGCTTCACCCAGCAGTCCGCGGAGGACCTGGCCAACGTCCTGTCCTACGGCGCGCTCCCGCTGTCCTTCAGCGAGGACACCGTCACCACGGTCACCGCCGCACTCGGCGGCGAGCAGCTGGAGGCCGGTCTCATCGCCGGCGCCATCGGACTGGCCCTGGTCGTCATCTACCTGGTGGCCTACTACCGCGGCCTGGCGCTCATCGCGCTCCTCAGCCTGGTGGCCTCCGGCATCCTGACCTACACGATCATGGCGCTGCTCGGCCCGGCCATCGGCTTCGCGCTGAACCTCCCGGCCGTCTGCGGTGCGATCGTGGCGATCGGTATCACGGCGGACTCGTTCATCGTCTACTTCGAACGCATCCGTGACGAGATCCGCGAGGGCCGCACACTCCGTCCGGCCGTCGAGCGCGCGTGGCCCCGTGCCCGCCGCACCATCCTGGTGTCCGACTTCGTGTCGTTCCTCGCGGCGGCCGTACTCTTCCTCGTCACCGTCGGCAAGGTCCAGGGCTTCGCGTTCACGCTCGGTCTCACGACCCTGCTCGACGTCGTCGTGGTGTTCCTCTTCACCAAGCCCGTCATGACGCTGATGGCCCGCACGAAGTTCTTCGGCAGCGGTCACCCGTGGTCCGGACTGGACCCGAAGCGCCTCGGCGCAAAGCCGCCGCTGCGCCGCTCGCGCCGCGTCAACGCCCGTACCGACCACCCGAAGGAGGCGTGA